A part of Anolis carolinensis isolate JA03-04 unplaced genomic scaffold, rAnoCar3.1.pri scaffold_10, whole genome shotgun sequence genomic DNA contains:
- the dact3 gene encoding dapper homolog 3 isoform X2, producing the protein MTPFCPFCTHLSAGQRSFPKDMLPGLMWELEQQLGLLRLNPEKTPGEAAETDSWPSSGSYSRIIGRPESRLGFASERPKSVGDVANSSKDGTSRGTVPRSFSAPYSTSQDYPENPKPARYPPDPFLYPSPLHAVALQSPLLRSHLYEDSAFASAASQALAYPPDQDGFAFYDEAASHCHKVESYISRLIRRRSQLVRGSKPRTSLGSEPNVVRQNSLCKRPLELLPPPQSERKHPPSVERGSSTPSPCGHEGGTAAAARIWSSWDAAAERTLSTKVDDYSPPPPSSLKKPPKLQALAHMRSPSADQYEAVYPSSPLPDRESTNVQASYDAEEGACLMVKAQYIPAQQPSRVQQAHHRPGKKKPPPLTKGRSVELSPERVPLLPRERPRVSGPPKKCRFTEDGSGDVRKASGRKSSPRSRKAARSQSENSLLNKPGVKYGTAERHDEAATKPSRQRRPHIGSTASGCRKWRSTAEICQEELSPGNAAEASRGQRGVTAIGYTYNTGSDSECPAEPPRQAPTCRMEEGLVYGDSESSVSDGDSPAVYSSGASSDTDESGGLVWPQQLSPQLVSASGPGKTSGGQPKVFVKIKASHALKKKIMRFRSGSLKVMTTV; encoded by the exons ATGACCCCCTTTTGTCCTTTTTGCACCCATCTGTCTGCGGGCCAAAGGTCATTCCCGAAA GACATGCTCCCAGGCTTGATGTGGGAACTGGAGCAACAACTGGGTTTATTGCGGCTGAATCCGGAGAAGACACCTGGAGAGGCGGCGGAGACGGACAGCTGGCCCAGTTCAG GGTCCTACTCACGGATCATTGGACGCCCGGAATCCCGCCTCGGCTTTGCCAGCGAGCGGCCCAAGTCCGTAG GCGACGTAGCAAACAGCAGCAAAGACGGCACCAGCCGGGGCACCGTGCCGCGTTCCTTCTCGGCCCCATACTCCACCTCCCAGGACTACCCGGAAAACCCCAAGCCGGCCCGCTACCCGCCGGACCCGTTCCTGTACCCGAGCCCGCTCCACGCGGTGGCCCTGCAGAGCCCCTTGCTCCGGAGCCACCTCTACGAAGACTCCGCTTTCGCCTCGGCGGCCTCCCAAGCCTTGGCGTATCCTCCCGACCAAGACGGCTTCGCCTTCTACGACGAGGCGGCTTCCCACTGCCACAAAGTGGAGAGCTACATCTCGCGCCTCATCCGCCGACGCAGCCAGCTCGTCCGGGGCAGCAAACCCCGCACGAGCTTGGGATCGGAGCCCAACGTGGTCCGGCAGAATAGTCTCTGCAAGAGGCCTTTGGAGTTGTTGCCGCCGCCGCAAAGCGAACGTAAACACCCGCCGTCCgtggaaagagggagcagcacgCCGTCGCCGTGTGGACATGAAGGCGGGACGGCTGCGGCGGCACGGATCTGGTCGTCGTGGGATGCTGCTGCAGAGAGGACACTGTCCACTAAAGTGGATGACTACAGTCCTCCGCCTCCGTCCAGCCTCAAAAAGCCGCCCAAGCTCCAAGCTCTGGCTCACATGCGGTCACCCTCGGCGGATCAATACGAGGCAGTTTATCCATCATCACCTTTGCCGGACAGAGAGAGCACCAACGTCCAAGCGTCCTACGATGCCGAGGAAGGGGCCTGCTTGATGGTGAAGGCCCAGTATATCCCAGCTCAGCAACCCTCCAGGGTCCAGCAGGCCCACCACCGCCCGGGCAAAAAGAAGCCCCCTCCGCTCACAAAGGGACGCTCGGTGGAACTGTCTCCGGAAAGGGTCCCGCTTTTGCCCAGGGAGCGCCCACGGGTTTCCGGACCCCCGAAGAAGTGTCGCTTCACCGAAGACGGAAGCGGCGACGTTCGGAAAGCTTCTGGGAGGAAAAGCTCGCCCCGTTCCCGGAAAGCCGCTCGGTCCCAGTCGGAGAACAGCCTCCTGAACAAGCCGGGGGTCAAGTACGGGACGGCCGAGCGCCACGACGAAGCAGCGACGAAACCGTCGCGGCAACGCCGTCCTCACATCGGGAGCACTGCAAGCGGCTGCCGCAAATGGCGCTCCACGGCAGAGATTTGCCAAGAGGAGTTGTCTCCCGGAAACGCGGCGGAGGCAAGTCGCGGCCAACGCGGAGTGACGGCGATCGGGTACACGTACAACACCGGGAGCGACTCCGAGTGTCCGGCTGAGCCGCCCCGGCAAGCACCGACGTGCCGCATGGAAGAAGGCTTAGTCTATGGAGACAGCGAGTCCAGCGTCAGCGACGGGGACTCGCCGGCCGTGTATAGCAGCGGGGCCTCCAGCGACACGGACGAGAGCGGGGGCCTCGTGTGGCCCCAGCAGCTCTCCCCGCAACTCGTGTCGGCCTCCGGGCCGGGGAAGACGTCCGGCGGGCAGCCCAAGGTCTTTGTCAAGATCAAGGCTTCCCATGCGCTCAAGAAGAAGATCATGCGCTTCCGGTCCGGCTCCCTCAAAGTCATGACCACGGTGTAA
- the dact3 gene encoding dapper homolog 3 isoform X3, giving the protein MKMGNKDMLPGLMWELEQQLGLLRLNPEKTPGEAAETDSWPSSGSYSRIIGRPESRLGFASERPKSVGDVANSSKDGTSRGTVPRSFSAPYSTSQDYPENPKPARYPPDPFLYPSPLHAVALQSPLLRSHLYEDSAFASAASQALAYPPDQDGFAFYDEAASHCHKVESYISRLIRRRSQLVRGSKPRTSLGSEPNVVRQNSLCKRPLELLPPPQSERKHPPSVERGSSTPSPCGHEGGTAAAARIWSSWDAAAERTLSTKVDDYSPPPPSSLKKPPKLQALAHMRSPSADQYEAVYPSSPLPDRESTNVQASYDAEEGACLMVKAQYIPAQQPSRVQQAHHRPGKKKPPPLTKGRSVELSPERVPLLPRERPRVSGPPKKCRFTEDGSGDVRKASGRKSSPRSRKAARSQSENSLLNKPGVKYGTAERHDEAATKPSRQRRPHIGSTASGCRKWRSTAEICQEELSPGNAAEASRGQRGVTAIGYTYNTGSDSECPAEPPRQAPTCRMEEGLVYGDSESSVSDGDSPAVYSSGASSDTDESGGLVWPQQLSPQLVSASGPGKTSGGQPKVFVKIKASHALKKKIMRFRSGSLKVMTTV; this is encoded by the exons GACATGCTCCCAGGCTTGATGTGGGAACTGGAGCAACAACTGGGTTTATTGCGGCTGAATCCGGAGAAGACACCTGGAGAGGCGGCGGAGACGGACAGCTGGCCCAGTTCAG GGTCCTACTCACGGATCATTGGACGCCCGGAATCCCGCCTCGGCTTTGCCAGCGAGCGGCCCAAGTCCGTAG GCGACGTAGCAAACAGCAGCAAAGACGGCACCAGCCGGGGCACCGTGCCGCGTTCCTTCTCGGCCCCATACTCCACCTCCCAGGACTACCCGGAAAACCCCAAGCCGGCCCGCTACCCGCCGGACCCGTTCCTGTACCCGAGCCCGCTCCACGCGGTGGCCCTGCAGAGCCCCTTGCTCCGGAGCCACCTCTACGAAGACTCCGCTTTCGCCTCGGCGGCCTCCCAAGCCTTGGCGTATCCTCCCGACCAAGACGGCTTCGCCTTCTACGACGAGGCGGCTTCCCACTGCCACAAAGTGGAGAGCTACATCTCGCGCCTCATCCGCCGACGCAGCCAGCTCGTCCGGGGCAGCAAACCCCGCACGAGCTTGGGATCGGAGCCCAACGTGGTCCGGCAGAATAGTCTCTGCAAGAGGCCTTTGGAGTTGTTGCCGCCGCCGCAAAGCGAACGTAAACACCCGCCGTCCgtggaaagagggagcagcacgCCGTCGCCGTGTGGACATGAAGGCGGGACGGCTGCGGCGGCACGGATCTGGTCGTCGTGGGATGCTGCTGCAGAGAGGACACTGTCCACTAAAGTGGATGACTACAGTCCTCCGCCTCCGTCCAGCCTCAAAAAGCCGCCCAAGCTCCAAGCTCTGGCTCACATGCGGTCACCCTCGGCGGATCAATACGAGGCAGTTTATCCATCATCACCTTTGCCGGACAGAGAGAGCACCAACGTCCAAGCGTCCTACGATGCCGAGGAAGGGGCCTGCTTGATGGTGAAGGCCCAGTATATCCCAGCTCAGCAACCCTCCAGGGTCCAGCAGGCCCACCACCGCCCGGGCAAAAAGAAGCCCCCTCCGCTCACAAAGGGACGCTCGGTGGAACTGTCTCCGGAAAGGGTCCCGCTTTTGCCCAGGGAGCGCCCACGGGTTTCCGGACCCCCGAAGAAGTGTCGCTTCACCGAAGACGGAAGCGGCGACGTTCGGAAAGCTTCTGGGAGGAAAAGCTCGCCCCGTTCCCGGAAAGCCGCTCGGTCCCAGTCGGAGAACAGCCTCCTGAACAAGCCGGGGGTCAAGTACGGGACGGCCGAGCGCCACGACGAAGCAGCGACGAAACCGTCGCGGCAACGCCGTCCTCACATCGGGAGCACTGCAAGCGGCTGCCGCAAATGGCGCTCCACGGCAGAGATTTGCCAAGAGGAGTTGTCTCCCGGAAACGCGGCGGAGGCAAGTCGCGGCCAACGCGGAGTGACGGCGATCGGGTACACGTACAACACCGGGAGCGACTCCGAGTGTCCGGCTGAGCCGCCCCGGCAAGCACCGACGTGCCGCATGGAAGAAGGCTTAGTCTATGGAGACAGCGAGTCCAGCGTCAGCGACGGGGACTCGCCGGCCGTGTATAGCAGCGGGGCCTCCAGCGACACGGACGAGAGCGGGGGCCTCGTGTGGCCCCAGCAGCTCTCCCCGCAACTCGTGTCGGCCTCCGGGCCGGGGAAGACGTCCGGCGGGCAGCCCAAGGTCTTTGTCAAGATCAAGGCTTCCCATGCGCTCAAGAAGAAGATCATGCGCTTCCGGTCCGGCTCCCTCAAAGTCATGACCACGGTGTAA
- the gng8 gene encoding guanine nucleotide-binding protein G(I)/G(S)/G(O) subunit gamma-8: MSNNMAKIAEARKTVEQLKLEVNIDRMKVSKAAADLLAYCETHSKEDPLVTPVPSSENPFREKRLFCIVL, from the exons ATGTCCAACAACATGGCCAAGATCGCCGAAGCCCGTAAGACGGTGGAGCAGCTCAAGTTAGAAGTGAACATCGATCGCATGAAG GTGTCCAAGGCAGCGGCTGATCTCTTGGCATATTGCGAAACCCACAGCAAGGAAGACCCCCTGGTGACCCCCGTCCCGTCTTCGGAGAACCCGTTTCGGGAGAAGCGGCTCTTTTGTATCGTGTTGTGA